One genomic segment of Musa acuminata AAA Group cultivar baxijiao chromosome BXJ3-3, Cavendish_Baxijiao_AAA, whole genome shotgun sequence includes these proteins:
- the LOC135634314 gene encoding protein LURP-one-related 11-like → MKSLVLSGNGCTVYDSTGRLAYRVDNYDCKYSDEVYLMDHGGRTLCKILRRKLRVFGRWEGYRCHDSAREEKRPWFRVKKGDGILRRSKSREIEVMVGCSKGKESCYSTEGLGNKLAFKIKDLAGRTVAEVGRKRTEGGVVLGEDVLMLVVEPNVDRLLIMGLMVVCGLIKQNM, encoded by the exons ATGAAGTCGCTGGTGCTCAGCGGGAATGGATGCACCGTCTATGACTCCACCGGCAGACTGGCTTACCGGGTAGACAACTACGACTGCAAGTACAGTGACGAGGTCTACCTCATGGATCATGGCGGCCGGACCCTGTGCAAGATACTTAGAAGG AAGCTTAGAGTGTTTGGAAGATGGGAAGGCTACAGGTGCCATGACTCAGCGAGAGAAGAGAAGCGGCCTTGGTTCAGAGTGAAGAAGGGCGATGGAATTCTAAGGAGAAGCAAGTCCAGGGAGATTGAAGTAATGGTTGGGTGCAGCAAGGGGAAAGAGAGCTGCTACAGTACCGAAGGATTAGGCAACAAGCTGGCCTTCAAGATAAAGGATTTGGCTGGAAGGACTGTGGCAGAG GTGGGAAGGAAGCGAACCGAAGGAGGAGTGGTGTTGGGAGAGGATGTGTTGATGTTGGTGGTGGAACCCAACGTAGATCGGCTGCTCATCATGGGGCTTATGGTCGTCTGCGGACTCATCAAGCAGAACATGTAG